In the genome of Neovison vison isolate M4711 chromosome 4, ASM_NN_V1, whole genome shotgun sequence, the window tggactccaggaaacaaactgagggttagagaaaggaggggggtgggggaatggggtaactgggtgatgggaattgAGGAGGGCctgtgttgtggtgagcactgagtgttatatgcaactaatgaattgttgaacactacatcaaaaactaatgatgtactgtatgtttgctaactgaaaataatacaataataatgataatgatgatgataataataaaaaaaagcttCCCTGGCTGATTCTACTGTGCAGCAAGGGTTAGAAAGAGTAGACCATTAAAATCACTGAAGTTTTCCTAATGTATAATCAATCTAATTAACATAGTATCATGTTGAGGAGGACTTATTGAATATAGGGTAAAAGATGACTATGAAAcaagaaagactcttaactatagagaacaaactgatgattgccagaggagaggtgggtagggggatgggttaacCAAGGGGCCCcaagggggatgggttaaataggtgatggggattaaggagtgcttTTGTTGTGATGAGTACCGGGTGATGTATGTTAAGTGTCAAATCattctattgtacacctgaaactagtattacactgtatgttaactaactggaacttaaataaaaacttaaaaagaagacACGTATGAACAGttcaggctttctttcttttaataaggTTTTGTAATTCAGCAGTCTGGGTATTTGTGAGGAACTAGAAAAAGGGTTGGAGGAACATCTGATATTGCAGTTGATGAACTCCAAAGCCCTTAGCTGTGTAGCAGCTGGCTTTGGGTTTTCCCATTGTTCCCACAGGAGCACTTGCCAGGCCGAATCAttgcttcttctcctttttttttttttttttaatttttatttatttttttaaatttctgttcagtgttccagaattcattgtttatgcaccacaaatCATTGCTTCTGAGATTCGTATTCTAGATGTCCCTAGAGAGCTCTcatatccttttcctttcttttgtttttttgtcctcAGCATCACATGGGTACACTCAGACACGGAGGCCACCTTTTGTCACACTTTATTATTATACCTTACCAAAAACATTCCCTACACTCACTCGCACCCTGATGATGGCATTCTCACTACGTCATGTTAATAATAACATCTGAAGGAACACAGATGCCACCTCCCACAACCACCTTCCAACTCCATTTACTGCTTTCCTGGGATTCCCAAGGATTCTTAGAACCTGCTCAGGTTATCCCAGCACTTCCAATTCCATTTCACTTTTCCCCCCATAGCACTTATGTGGTATAAtagatctttaaatttatttaactgCCTTTATCCTTAAGCTAGAATGTATGCTCCACGAGGACAgggatctttttgtttgttttcctcttgttcTTCAATGTTTAGATTATTAGGTACTGTTGCGTGAATAGCCATGGGCACAAAAACCATGGAGCTATAACACATATACTATTGTATAAACTGAGTTTTATACTTACGGTTTTGATGCCGTTACACattcttctctttattattttagtttttaatttttattaatattctgtatttgagtagagttgacacacattgttacattattttcagatgtatGACATACTAATTCAACTTCTCTacatgttatgctatgctcataGTAATCACCTGTCACCATAGGGCAGTATTACAATGTCATTGCTGTTCCCTTTGTTGTGCCTTTTATCCCCATGATGTATTTATTACATAACTGGAAGCTGTACTTCCCACTCCCCTACACCCATTTTGACCATCTCCCTACTCCCTGTCTCTCTGGCGACCATCGTTTTGCtctttgtatttataggtctgattctgccttTTCTACACCATTTTACATGACCATATATGTTATTATTTATGATTGTactgctttcttaaaaaataaacaacagttTATGGCTGGACATTTTTATTACCATCTGCCCccgttttttgcttttttcagtgCCACAGCAAACATCCTTGAAAAACCCTAAAAGCCTAAGTCTAAAAGTGGtgaataaacataattttaaggtTTCTCATATGCCTGTCACAATATCATAGACGATTAAGACATACTTTCATCAGAAGTGGGGGTCCTAATTTTAAACAGGGTAGTCAGATAAGTCTTCACTGAGTAACTAATATTTAAGCAAAGATTTTTAGGAAGTAAGCCATGCATGTATCTGGGGAAAGTGCAAAATTTAGAGGCAGGAAAGTGTCTAATGTGTTCAACGAAGAGCAAGAAGGTCACTGTGGCTAGAGTAGAGGGTGTGATGGAGATTAGGTCAAAGGGGCCAGCAGAATTTTTAGGGCCCATATAGACCATAGTGTAGACTTTGTCTTTTATTCTGAGTGAGATGGGAAGCCATTGGAGGGTTTTTAGCAGAGGCAAGTGATAAAACTtgacttacattttaaaagatcactttggTAGTTAGTTGTATTGAGAATAGGTTGAGTTTAATACAGCAAAAGTAGAAAAAGGGAGATGAGTTAGGAGGATTTTGTAATAATCCAGGCCTACCAGAGTGGTAATAGCGGAGGCAGGGAGAAGTGTTAAGATTTCTGAAATGTTTTGAAGTAGAactggtagaatttacctgtagATTGGATTTGAGGCAGCAGAGAGGAATCAAAAGTGATTCCAGAATTTTTGGCTTGAGTAAATTACAGGGTCCTCAGATTATATGGGGAAGACTGTGGGTGGAGGAGGTTGATCTTTGGGTAAAACTTGGAGTTCAATTTGGATATGTTAAGTTTGAGATATAGATTAGATATCAAAGTGTAGCTGTTGAGTAGACAGCTGAAGTTACGAGATTGGAAGTCAAGGGAGATGTCCAAACTTGAGATATACATTCAGGAGTTTTTAGAGCGTGTGTGGTATTTAAAATTTCAAGACTGGTATAGATCACTAAGGAAGTAGGTGTATATAAATGGAAGAAGTCTAAGACTGAAACTTGGGCACTCTGATGTTAGGAGATTGGAGAGATGTTGTTGAATCAGTAAAGTAGACTGAAAAGAAGTAGCGGGTGAGGTCAGTAGAAAAAAGATCATGTTGCCCTGGGCTAAGTCAGGAAACTGTTTCTAAGAAGAGGGAATGACTGACTGTCAGATGATACTGATAATGTCAGGTGAAATAAGAGCCAAGATTTGACCTTGTAGAAATATACAAGCCAACAAAGACTTTAAAAGAGGAGCTTTTAAAGGGAACACTTTGTGAAAGTCAGATTTTAGGGAGACTGGGTTGGAAAGCAATTGGAGAAAGTGAGAACCTTTTCAAGGAGTTTTGTTGTAAATTGGAGAGAAAGAGCAGCATGGGGTAGAGGACATGAGATCTAGATACTTACTGTTAATAGAAGAAATAATGGCGtggagggaaggacagggagaaaggtggagggaaagggagtagGGAGGGGAAATATTGGAGTGATTTTCTTGACTAGAAGAGAGAGTATGAGATCTCCTGAATAGTGGAGGCTTTGCTTTAGATAAAAGCTATTAAAATCCATACAAAAATCATCAGAAAGCCTCTGTCAAAAGCTGAGTCatttattagtaatttttatattctttatattctttttatattctttatattctgACCAATGCAAGGTGGTTTtttgtggtttagatttgtacttccctgatgtgGAGTGATGTTGcgcattttttcacatgtctgttagccatttgtatgtcttctttggagaaatgtctgttcatgtcttctgcccatttcctgactggatttttgtgtgtgtgtgtgtgtgttttggggggggtgttgagttcaataaggtctttatagattttggatcctaatcctttatctgataaataattttcaaatagcctctcccattctataggctgCCTTTTGGGTTTGTTagctgcttcctttgctgtgcaaaagcttttaatcctgatgaagtcctaatggttcatttttacttttgtctcccttgcctttggagatgtgtctagtaagaagttgctgtggctcaggtcaaagaggttactgcccatatCTTCAGAAGCTAGTATCTTTAGAAACCTTCGAAAGGTTACTAAAACAAATGCATAAATGCTTTTTCAAAAGCTCTTCTGCATTGGCTGTTCTTTTTCAGTTGAGCATTCACTTTAGCCAACAATGTGATGTGACACTGATTAGGATGGGCCTAAGTCAGAACATGACTGATGTCTACAGTTGTTCTTTTTACTTAATGTGCACATGCAGTTAGAATATTCTCAGCAGGAGGAGGCTGGTAGATACTCATccaaaaatcttaaagatttaatGATTATTTCAGCAATTTGTTGCTAGATTTTAgaatgagtattttaaaaaatcatgtcagAGTTAATATCAGTCTACAAGTTAAATTCTTGCACAAAAATTTATGTCCATAAGGTAATTCTATTACATATAGTTAATAGTctgaattgaaaatattttcactcttggtaataattttcttttgaagcACACGACTGATAGAAATTTCTATATTCTGAAGATGAATAAATTATAGCTAAATCTGTGTCAGAAGCATTAGTGGCTAAAATGAAGAGGgttaaaaatctgttttccttGATTATGACTTAAATTGTTTTGAGAaataatatattgtttattttaataacaatagTAGCACATCCAAGCTGATGTAGTATTTGTTCAACAAATCATTCTTAGCCTCAACTTGATGTTTCAGGCATTTATCTGCAGATTTCTTAAATTTATCTCTGCTAATATTAGTTACTGGCTCAttatgattttgaaattttttgtaaAAGGAgagtgaatttctttcttttttttttaaatttctttcctgcataacagaatttattgtttatgcaccacacccagtgctccatgcaatacatgccctccataatacccatcacctggctcccccaatctcccaccccccaccacttcaaaaccctcagattgtctttttttttttttttaagattttatttatttatttgacagagagagatcacaagtaagcagagaggcaggcagagagagaggaggaagcaggctccctgctgagcagagagccccatgtggggctcgatcccaggatcctgggatcatgacctgagccgaaggcagaggctttaacccactgagccacccaggtgccccaaaaccctcagattgtttttcagagtccatagtctctcatggtgcacctccccttccaatttccctcaactcctttctctcccatctccctatgtcctccatgttatttgttatgctccaaaaatacaTGATCTAAAATATGactatttggttttgtttctcaattttttaaagacttatttatttgtttgagagagagagaacatgcatgtgtgagttggtggaggggcagagggagatggagagaatctcaagcagattacCCCCTCAGCACAGAGCTATATCTCACCACCGCTTGATCTCACCaccgctgagatcatgacttgagctgaaatcaagagttggaggcttaactgactaagccactcaggtgccccaatgatttgtttttaaaatgttgttttggCTTTGATTTCTCGTTCAAAGCTATTTACCAAAATACATAAGCTGAAATGATATTGCCAATTACCTATTGATATCATAGTTTAGTCATTCTTGTTATACCTGTATTGGGcttatttctatcattttctgGAATATAGAACTGGAACATTGTGAAGTGGTTTCCAAAGAGGCCTTAAATTTAAATAGGAATTGTGATGACTCACTATATACAGACCTCGAAGAATTTTTCAGTGGGAGCTAAAATCAGAGATTACATGAGAAGCCATGAAACTTCTTATGTTATCTAAATAGGGGCTTTTTTGCTGTAtgtgaggaaagaaggaagtttaAGTATTTAGGAAACATCTGTGTATTTAGAAATGTAGTTATGGAAGAACATAAAGGAAATggcacaggctttggagtcatTTGGACAAGATTTGTATCCTTAGTCTGCTTTTTATTAACTCTATGGTCTTGGACAAGTTACtagatatcttttcttttttttttcctcagaaaccTCAAGTAAGTGGGGAATATAGCTTGAGAagagatataagaaaaaaaaaacgaaaattGGATGACCCTTACTGCATTCTGTTTAaactgtattctttttaaaaattattttaataaagattttatttatttatttgacagagagagagattgcaagtaggctgagagaggaggggggaagtaggctccctgctgagcagagagcccgatgcaatcccaggaccctgagatcatgatctgagccaaaggcagtggcttaacccactaagccacccagatacccctaaaaCTGTATTCTTATTTCGGAGTAaacttgcctctctgtctaagGCAGAATGTAAACTAAAACCTTTTTGGGGTTTTTCGGGGTTACGATCAATGAAATAACATTAGCACCTTCCTCAAGGAGAGGTGGCACCTTCCTCAGGGAGAGAACAGAGTACAACCTTAGATGTAGGAGCCAGGAGTAGAGggaggacattttggttgttgtCAGGATTCAGTTCCTTGCAATTATAACACTAAAGTTCCCATTTCTTTGCTAGTTCGAAGCTGAGTTTCATTCTCAGTTCTAGAGGCTACTCACTACTCACATTCCTTTCCTTATAGTCCCCTTCTTCCATCTGCAAAAGCTGCAGTGACCAGTCAGATCCTTCTCATGCTTTGAATTTCTGCTACCTCTTCTGTTGTCACATCTCTGGGCAAATActttctcttctacttttaaGGGTCCAGGTGATTACATTGCTCCCACCCacataatccaggataatttcctTATCCCAAGGTGTATAACATAATCACAGCTGTAAAGCTGCCTTTTTCATGTACAATAACATATTTATGGGTTCTGGGGACTAGGGTGTAGATATGTTTAGGGAACCATTATTTTGCCTAACACAAAAGTATAGATTGTATTTTAAACttaggaaatagaaaatatagtcCAAGGATAGTGTGTGGTTCTTTCCTCATTCTACCACTGCGAGGAGATTACTTTACCCATCCTTGTCCCTTATTCCCCAATGTCTTGAATATCCAGAATTTCTCTATCATTTCCATATTTGAGACACTTGGGAGTTCTCGGTTCTcaagttctttttattctttgtttattctttttttaatttattttttacgtgggtagctcagtaggttgaacATTGGTTTTGAACCAATTGGTTGGTTCAACCAATGGTTCAACCATTGGTTCAACCAATTggttgaacacttttttttttttaaattaacatataatgtattatttgtttcaggggtacaggtctgtgattcatcagtcttatacaatatgcagcactcaccacaacacatacccttcccaatgtccatcacccagccactccatcccacccacccccctccagtccagcaaccctcagtttgtttcctgagatttagagtctcctatggtttgtctccctctctggtttcttctcatTTCAGTTCTCAAGTTCTTTACCAAAGTTCTCAACCAGAGGACTGGTACCCCCTTTCTTGACTTTTTTAATTACATGGTCTGTGACTAAGCCCAATTTGCCCTTCCTTCACCTCCTCTCAGCCATATCTGCCTCTGGAATCTTCTACTGCTCTGAGGTTTTACTCTCTTTGGATCCAGATGAATTTTTCACCTGGTTCTGGAGCTGCAAAGCTTCCTGTTGGACTTGATTTATGGTTGTTGACCCTGTCCTGATGTTCTGTTTTTCACTTCTTACGTATTTACTAGCTCTTCTCCTGCAGCATACTGCATTCAGTACAGCAGTGAGAGAAAGCTTGGCCATTCTTACGAGATATTATTCCAGAACCCACAATCTTAGCCACAAGTGAAAGCTTCAGACTCTTTGAATAAGAGAAATAGCAGGAAAATAGAAGCCACAATCTGTTGTGATTCCATGGACCCCCCCCTATAATTTTGGGGCTTAGAGCACAAGACCGAGAATCTGAATTTGGGGGTTCTGTTTCAGTCTGTGATGTCTGTTGGCTTTAGACAATGTTAAGTACTCTTTTTATTCTCAACTTTCTCATTTGTAAGGGGGGGATGAAAGATAACCTCAAGGGTTTATtatgagcattaaatgagataatggataTAACCCTGGTATAGTGTGATAAGCgctcatttcattttttgttcttgGTTTTTCACATCATGGTGAGATATGGGCAGAGACACAACCAAGAAAAAATAGGCTAGTGGTGTGATGCATTTCcacttggaaattttattttgagtttgAGGGAAGTAGCGGCTTGTAGAGTTAATGACAAAGCCAGTGGGATGCAGAGGGAATAGTAGGGTGTCATTTTTCTTTAGTGATGCTCTCAATCCAGGATACGTATTTGTGAACATTAGTGTAGATTCCGACATCTCCTCCCATGAAGTGTCCTACCTCGATCCCCTGGAGTTTGTTTTTGCAGATCACGGTAGCGACGGCCACCTCCTACCAGAGAtagtacagagagagagacagagagagatggtcaGATCTTGTCACAGGAGTCCTCTTGTCCCCAACATGGATGAGCTCTGCCCAGGGGTAGCATGCTGGATCATGAAAACAGCCCCAGATCAGGGGACAGGAAGCTTTGGATCTAGTTGAGTTCTAGCCTTGTTTCTTCTTGAGAAAGTCAGAGGAAAACCTCTCTAGAACTGTAACTCTCTAGAACTGTAAAATGAATCAAACCCCATTTTTCTCTGGACTGGTGAAGCCAGTTTCCATGGtgaagtttgaattttttttttaaagcccattttGACCTGCAACTATGAGAATAATAAATCTAGCAAAATGGAGGTTTTGCATGACATGCTTTAATGAATAAGGACATCTATAAGGGGGGCCCATTGCTGAAGGAACAATGGGGGCTTTGCCGCAGCCTTATCAAATTCTCAAAAAATAGTGAGAGGATGAGggcattctaatttttttaatgtcatgatTGGTTAACTAGATACATACAGGCAAATAAACTGAATATAGAGAAAAAGATTACCCCAAAAATTCGGCTGAAGACTTTCACAAATTTGACACATAAGGAGTTCCGGTGGCTTTTTCCTTGTTCGGTGTTCTGGCACTCTTTATCAGACATCACAGGGGCCTCCAGGTTCTGCCTTAAATCAGGGTGTCTGCCTGAGGGAAGACAGGACAGAAGAAGCCTTCCTGGTTGCCTTTATTATGGAGCCCCTCCAACCACTACCCTCTATTTCCACTGgtgttttgtgtgtatgtctgaagaaaaaaggaatgagaaaaggGAATGACCTCATGCATGAGTATGAGAGTTAATCCAGAggatttaaaaatgggctttaTGTCGCTTTAAGAAACAGAATttcctttctattctgtttcccATTTTGGAGGAATAAGAGGTGACTTGACTACCCTTCTCTGATGTTCCTCTACATGCAGAATGAACCATATGCAGTGGAGGAGCCCAGCCCCTTCAGTGGCAGTTGTGCCTGACAGGAATGGTGTGGCCTCTGCGCAGAGTCAGATGGCCTGGTGGCTTCAACACCTGAAGCCTCAAGGAGGTAGTGGTGTGCCGCCATCCTGGGAAGGGAGGAGCTTTGGACTTCAGGGTGGGTCTCTTTTTGCTAGACCACTCGTGGTCTCTTCccattctcctttcctctcttcccagctgTGTGGACACAATGCTCCTCTTCTGATTTGCTGTGGGGGGTACACTCACCGTTGTTGTCTTGGCTCCAGTCCAAACCTGAGAGCAGGCACACGGTGCCTGGCCGGACACTGCTGGTGGCAAGGGGAAGGGGCTGGACTTTGTTGTTGAGTCTGGCAGGTTTCTCCAGCTTAATGAGCATGAGGTCATCCTGggggttgctgtggctgaagttcCAGTAGCGGATAATCTGGATGGGGTTAATTGCCTGTTCTGTGCCATCTCTGACTCTGATCCTGAAATTTCCCAGCAGCACTTTCAGGTTTCTGGAGGGAGAAGGTGTTGGAAGTAACCAGTGTCACCGTCACCACCGTCACCATGATCACGGTCATCGTTATCATTGTCCTCAAAGACGATACTGACTGTTACAATGTGTCAGGTACCATATCAGTTGCTTTACCTGGAGTCTGGATTACCTCATTTACGACGCATCACAAAACTGGGAAGTGGAttctatttttaatccattttgcatGTGAAGTAATGGAGACATACAGTAGTAATTCACCTACGGTCACACGGAAAAGGGGGAGCCTTTAACTGCTGTGTTTTCATGCGGCATCCTTAATGTGGTAGTGTTTTCTGCCACTTGTATGGGCAGAAAAATATTACTTTCCCTCCACTCTGGCTCCAGCCTATCCAACCGGGCATTTCATTCTGGTGGACGTAAGAGAATGGGATGCCCTGAGTGCTGGCGCTCTGTTTGCTTCCTCAGATCCACTCACGAGCCTACTTCATCCTGCTCTCTACCTCTGGAAGGTGATAAATGTAGATTAAATCGATGGATTCTCTTGTCCTCTGGTCTCTGATTAGGTGTTGGTTGGGAGTATTGGGAGGGACAATGAGGGGGAGTACTTATTCCCAGCTACCTTCTCCCAGGGCTGTCAACCGTGCTTCCTATGGAGCCGTCCCTCCACACggtgcttcctccttcctctctctcctccccagccttCCCCACTGCCCTTCTTGTACCATTCTCTCCTCTTGCCCCTTAATACCTTTCTAGTACTAATCCTAGCGGTACTGAACTATTCTCAATATGTCTAATTCGAGTGCACCCTCAGTTAACCTGCTGGTCCCTTAACTCAGACACATTCATATTGTCACTAAGAAACTTGAAAAAACTGAGGAGGCATGCCCTGTGGGGCGGGTATTTCCTCACTACTGACATGTGGGGCTGGGTGATTCCTGTGGGGGCTGGCCTGCGCACTCTAGGATGATCAGGGTCCTCCTGGCCAAGGCCTCTGTTTGCTAGATGGGTGCCAAGAACACAGCGCATTCTCAGTGCATTGTGACAAAccgaaaatattttcagattttgccACATGCACCCTGGAAGGGAAAGTTGCCTCCCTTTGAGCACCACTGAGGTAGAATGAGGGGGGCTGcttcagggggtggggagggggagggttcCCAGCACTCACGGTAAGTAGCAGTGAGCTGGGGCCAGCACCCAGTTGTTTTTGATGAGGACACCCACGCAGGGGTTGAAGTGAGACTTGAGGTATACCAGATACGGAGCATGGTCCTCTTTCTGCACAGACGAGTGAGCAGAGAAAACTGTCCCTGGGAAAGTAATCAGTATTCTTAATACACAGAACATTCTTAATAGGTAAGTCATGTCTTACCTGTCTTACTTGTCTTAAAACATGTGTTAATCAGCAGTTTCCTAGTTGGGAAGGAATAtgagcaattttattttatttttaaatttttaaatttttaaatattttatttatttctttgacagagatcataagtgggcagagaggcagtcagagagagatggggggaagcaggctccctgccgagcagagagcctgatgcggggctccatcccggaccctgagattatgacatgagctgaaggcagaggcttaaccattgagccacccaggcatcccaatatgagcaattttaaagaagtaatgAATTGGCCAGGAGATGTGAAAGTGTTTGACCCCCTTCTTCTAGTAAAAATCACATACTATTTTATctaatgtttataataataatttttggttTAATGTTGATACTGTTAAAATCTAAGAAAGTACAGTGGAAGAGGCTCTCTTTCACTGTAGGTAGGGACATGAATTAATTCTGCCTGTTTGAAAAACATTTAGAGCTAGACATCAAGAGTGTAAATAGTGCATCACCTATGACCTAATAATTCCAACCACAAGGATCCATTCCAAAGAAATATTCAAGTGTAGACAAAGATTATGAATGTGTGCTCATTTTAGGACTCTTTATAATAgctaaatattagaaatattaatgTCCAATATAGTAATCTAAAGCACTGAAACGGAAAAGTACATCAACATATGgaacattatatacatattaaaattatatttataaagaatattaaacaacaaaggaaatactGATAAACTTTCATTAAGCTAATAATATGAAACATGTACATCAATCCAGTAATCCAATCATctaaaaacaagcaaaggaaaacaaaaaccatttaaatgcaaaagtaaataaaataaagcctcaGAATAAATTTAAAGTGTTAGCATGTGCTGAGCGAGAGGTGGGATTATgaacaatgtttctttttttctactttttaatatttccaaatttttaataTGAACATGTAACTTAAAAaagtgaattattaaaaaaaacgcTTGAGACGATAGGGAGGAAGTCTGTTTGTAGTGtcagaaataaaatactattctTGTCTCAGCTGTCTTTGGTTCTTCCATGATCCTCCCCGAGCCGTAGCCTATACTGCCCCACACGCTTTTTGATCACACAGAAATCCCAAGGGGGAAAAACGTGGCATATTAATAAGGACAAGAGGCTCTCAGCtcttgttctaagtgctttacatggaTTTATTTAACATTTGCACAACATGTCTATAATACAGGTAGTAATATCCCCATTTCGACAAAAGAGACTGCGGCACAGATggattaagtaatttgtccaagccCACACAGCGAATAGTGTTGCAACACGGAGTGGTGGGGAATGCCTCACCAGCAAATTCTGGCATCAGAAGGACTTCTTGGAGGTCAGGGGGTGCAGGAGGTAGGGACCTTGCATTTGATCTTGTTTCTACTTCTTCATTCCCTCATTCTGAGTCTCTTAACTTTTGAAACAGGAGGAAATCAGACTTCGAAATGAGTTCTTTGTCCCTGTGACTACACTGGGACCTGCTCTGTGGGGGACGAGACCCACATTTTGGAATCATCGCAGGGAACACTCATTGTTGAGCAGTCTCCTAGGCAAATGGGCACCATCGCCCACTCTGTGGCTTAGCACTGGAACAGTGGGCTCAGCGTCCTGCGAGACTTTGTGGGGGTCTCGGAAGGGAGATGCCTAGTTCTGTCCGTGACTGGTTTTCTTAGGCTCTTCTTTTGTACCCTTCACACAGCCCAATCTGCCTCACTCCAGTCACTCCACTTACATTAACCTGTGCCTTATAGGATGGAGTAGAAGGTCATGGATACATACCAGCAAGGACACCCAAATAGAAGATAAATTTCATAGCAGTCCAGATCTTTCCCTGTGAGATGCAGACAATCAGCAGAGTATGAAGCTCTCAGGACAGTGTTCTCCTCAGGAATGCCTGGTAGAATCAGTGGATATGGCTAGGTAAGGGGACATGAAATGGGATGGGAAAACAGCTCTGGGCATAAAGAGGGGGGTGGAAGAGGGCTCCAGGTACACAATGAAGATGGGCTTCTGCTCGAGGGAAGATGGACTGTTCTCTCTTGGGTctttcagggaaggaaaaaaaaaaaaaagcccagttcCTTAGACTTCCAGATCCAGGTCCCTCGACCTTACTGTCCCTAAAAGCCCATCTGCCTCAAATCAGCTGTCTGTGGGGAAGGGAGCTCTAGAAACTTCCACATGGAGTTTCTGAGGTCAGGGCTGTGAGGGACAAGATTCGCCACCTTAGCTCAGGCGGTGTCCCCAGGTTTGCTCTGAAACACCTAATACTTATCCCTTTCCTCAGCCCCTCCCATCTTTAttacccttccttcctctttccctgtgATCACTGTTTGTTTCATCACTCCGCCATCATCACCAGCTTGGTCTGTTATCCTGGTCCCCA includes:
- the PRSS37 gene encoding probable inactive serine protease 37, whose translation is MKFIFYLGVLAGTVFSAHSSVQKEDHAPYLVYLKSHFNPCVGVLIKNNWVLAPAHCYLPNLKVLLGNFRIRVRDGTEQAINPIQIIRYWNFSHSNPQDDLMLIKLEKPARLNNKVQPLPLATSSVRPGTVCLLSGLDWSQDNNGRHPDLRQNLEAPVMSDKECQNTEQGKSHRNSLCVKFVKVFSRIFGEVAVATVICKNKLQGIEVGHFMGGDVGIYTNVHKYVSWIESITKEK